In Drosophila simulans strain w501 chromosome X, Prin_Dsim_3.1, whole genome shotgun sequence, one DNA window encodes the following:
- the LOC6726576 gene encoding ATP-binding cassette sub-family A member 13 isoform X2, with translation MRVHLNGREVRELLRKDLLVRWRQKGLSLILLAWPVMVFMLLYLIRLKYGSEELEACQYPTRLLPTKNQVVPAAFSYICSIENRCQPAHPYEEYSHWKEAPLHSVIDVVNAFVTDERLHKAVVELAEKANFVSAITTLITSDRLDIIRSNISEIISLVPEIERRMNYSFDIKHLFSNRETFVKLGVLLCGHPFPNTDTIPLVNEILESEDFSQANDAELDAMPTKYCKRLYRDVTSTNQGKLTWNTIKPIIQGRILYTPANAVTESVVKFSNATFEELDRLKQLSRAAATILTKLHTNATFQEAFDNLLKLAKSPLVKSLVGDDFDIGEIERVFQYIRTNQLIYDILTTVADLMDCVSADRFEAVESVDELHKRAYELNQNKLFLAALNLEDVSLKQASYRLHMDTDNTQPTFENRNRFWFPGPADSMVIDLKYHRGFVQLKQMVDLGIIKSKREEAGFAPEEDGPESGRSLSGLFSIKQVESDASDEDDDDFDLSLEESGDEQATPKVLASANDQEETTISPSSLDGITTEEVMGTTEQTVVSGDPDLLLLKDEDVLKRSKRQGLFDLLGGFGGSGDAKKKNKFEVDNMQFYTKQFPYPSFLNDVFKRGLYLAQGVQVAYLLGLVVFVALCVRERIWMRESRNSMLMRSMGLKAHSELVAWALISFLELCVIFALISVVLYSGGILGYTNWFFMMFYCLSFGLCLISFCYMCTNFFNSANIGAVASALLFFISLCPFIIVLMFDAKLSVFEGFLVDLSFTTAFAKGWGELMRMELQQEGLTVRHLIQVGPARSECAMALLMFLLDFLLYAVIGLAYQRYKKNNYSFVKVSRSQLDGKLGASLVNVSKLYGSKCAVSNVSLDFARNQVSCLLGRNGAGKSTLIKLLTGQIGQSSGKVLLSGEHQVGVCWQDNILIPTLTAREHLQLYAQIKIPQGGSGGVEEIRSEVAQTLQSLNFGKHESYPSWQLSGGYRRRLCVAIAFIASPSVVILDEPCNGVDAKARKDIWQLIERLRQGRAVIFATHFLDEAKYLSDSLVIMRNGRIIAQHSRDSLQCLCTSNYSIRLRCADATGVTFVIQKAQQLLPQTQVTHSGAADYPHSLTINASYAEHLTPGAVEFLELLQSQVVAGSISDVELTASSSLEQEFEQLNRNGEETGPRRPASDRSGVVAGPAMITDEPPTACKQFRLLMGKRLRHLSRNYRLLLYVLLLPALFELCAMWFVSYRLEDDFDTVLPLTRSLYPQTTQFLSQERATSFSEKLYPQLRTSCDHLGECRVFNTSEQAYDWVLNSWGEYSERRYGGYGLNGSGATVWYNNKGYHSMMAWLNDLNSELLRTTMNDSESSILTLNEPWKLGYAELSTSSILRQAGDGSMVFILLIAFGLVVASGSVYLVNERVNGEKLQQRLCGVSAVTYWLVALIWDYLVMVLGLIVCLVVILMFGMPVFMDRQQLVGIIGLSLAFSFACVPSVHVAEKIFSDSSIAIVSIFCANLIVPLVTMGIILILGVVGDGPAWDDWRHALNQAFLIFPIHALGDGFLELCKNYMVALVFRRYDIESYKHPLASDLLGRHFTALFLVGVAALIINVLIECHFLRRLWQRVERLLDCTYRRELDKLGQLKLVNIQSIFKSCVATGEAVRAENLWLAYRRGHYAVRNVYFSVQRGECFGLLGKNGAGKSTIFKLLTGQLQPDVGQIYFEQPGISYCPQSNPLDPLLTTTECIRFYGRLRGIRDLDQFLDRVLDTYELRPYKDVQVRNLSGGNRRKLTVAVTCCGCTPTVLMDEPTSDMDPVTRDMVYATIEQLLLARRAVVLTSHSVSEIEHLCQRVAVLRAGQVIASDSPQRLKSEHGGYYSVTCFCGPAQQAILSRSLSQRLPGARDLQHYAHSLRFLVRIRSPGSLGDAPLLSELFAILRDVCVNVARFSLSRCRFETVFERILDSSESNGSNGVHKDQQQQDARKDLPSKSPAVGGTLETGYIHCGYEETRT, from the exons ATGAGGGTGCACCTGAATGGTCGCGAGGTCCGGGAGCTGTTGCGAAAGGATTTGCTGGTGCGATGGCGACAGAAAGGGCTGAGTCTGATCCTGCTGGCCTGGCCAGTGATGGTCTTTATGCTGCTCTACCTGATCCGTCTGAAGTACGGAtcggaggagctggaggccTGCCAGTATCCCACCCGCCTGCTGCCCACCAAGAACCAAGTGGTTCCCGCTGCCTTCTCCTACATATGCAGTATTGAGAACCGCTGCCAGCCGGCGCATCCCTACGAGGAGTATTCCCATTGGAAGGAGGCGCC ACTGCACTCCGTGATCGATGTGGTCAACGCGTTCGTAACCGACGAACGGCTCCACAAGGCCGTCGTGGAGCTGGCCGAGAAGGCCAACTTTGTGTCGGCCATAACTACATTGATCACCAGTGATCGGCTCGACATCATACGAA GTAACATAAGTGAAATAATTTCCCTGGTGCCCGAAATCGAACGACGAATGAACTACAGCTTCGACATCAAACATTTGTTTTCGA ATCGCGAGACCTTCGTGAAGTTGGGCGTTCTTTTGTGTGGTCATCCGTTTCCCAATACCGATACTATACCGCTGGTCAATGAAATCCTGGAATCCGAGGACTTTAGCCAAGCCAACGATGCAGAGCTCGATGCAATGCCCA CTAAATACTGCAAGCGCCTCTACCGGGATGTGACTTCTACGAACCAAGGCAAACTCACCTGGAACACCATCAAGCCGATTATCCAGGGACGGATCTTGTATACCCCTGCCAACGCTGTGACCGAAAGCGTGGTGAAGTTT agtAATGCCACCTTTGAGGAACTGGATAGGCTGAAGCAACTTAGTCGTGCAGCAGCTACTATTCTCACCAAGCTGCACACAAACGCTACTTTCCAGGAGGCCTTCGATAATCTGctcaagttggccaagtcgCCACTGGTCAAGAGTTTGGTCGGCGATGACTTCGATATTGGGGAAATTGAAAGGGTCTTCCAATACATTCGCACCAACCAACTGATATATGATATTCTTACCACCGTGGCAGATTTAATGGATTGCGTTTCGGCCGATCGTTTTGAGGCTGTAGAAAGTGTGGACGAACTGCACAAGAGAGCCTACGAACTAAATCAGAACAAGTTGTTTTTGGCCGCCCTCAATTTGGAGGACGTAAGTCTAAAGCAAGCGTCCTACCGCCTGCATATGGATACGGATAACACACAGCCGACTTTTGAGAACCGGAACAGATTCTGGTTCCCCGGACCCGCCGACAGCATGGTTATTGATCTCAAGTATCATCGTGGCTTCGTTCAGCTCAAACAGATGGTCGACCTGGGAATTATCAAGAGCAAGCGAGAAGAGGCGGGCTTTGCGCCGGAGGAGGATGGGCCTGAAAGTGGGCGTTCCTTAAGTGGTCTTTTTAGCATCAAGCAAGTGGAGAGCGATGCGTCcgatgaggatgatgatgacttTGATCTCAGTCTGGAGGAAAGCGGTGACGAGCAGGCCACTCCAAAGGTATTAGCGTCTGCGAATGATCAGGAGGAAACAACCATTTCTCCTTCATCCTTGGATGGGATAACCACCGAAGAAGTTATGGGCACTACAGAACAGACAGTCGTAAGTGGTGACCCAGATCTCCTTCTGCTCAAGGATGAAGATGTGCTGAAGCGCTCAAAACGGCAGGGTCTGTTCGATTTGCTTGGAGGCTTCGGTGGATCTGGggatgccaaaaaaaagaacaaattcGAAGTGGACAACATGCAGTTCTACACCAAGCAATTTCCTTATCCGTCCTTCCTTAACGATGT ctttaAGCGTGGCTTGTACTTGGCCCAAGGTGTACAGGTGGCTTATCTACTCGGTCTGGTTGTATTCGTGGCTCTTTGTGTAAGGGAACGCATCTGGATGCGAGAGAGCCGTAATAGCATG TTGATGCGATCAATGGGTCTGAAGGCGCATTCCGAGCTGGTAGCCTGGGCGCTGATAAGTTTTTTGGAGCTTTGTGTAATCTTTGCGCTGATCAGCGTGGTCCTATACAGTGGCGGTATTTTGGGCTATACCAACTGGTTTTTCATGATGTTCTACTGCCTGAGCTTTGGCCTTTGCCTAATTTCGTTCTG TTATATGTGCACCAACTTCTTTAATTCGGCAAACATTGGTGCTGTGGCCTCCGCCCTTCTATTTTTCATTAGCCTTTGTCCGTTTATCATTGTGCTGATGTTCGATGCCAAATTGAGCGTTTTTGAGGGCTTCCTGGTGGACCTCTCCTTCACAACGGCCTTTGCCAAGGGCTGGGGCGAGCTGATGCGAatggagctgcagcaggaggGACTGACAGTACGTCATCTCATCCAGGTGGGTCCTGCGAGAAGTGAGTGCGCCATGGCGCTGCTCATGTTCCTCCTCGATTTTCTGCTGTATGCGGTTATTGGACTGGCCTACCAGCGCTATAAGAAAA ATAACTACAGCTTTGTGAAGGTCAGTCGCTCGCAATTGGACGGCAAACTGGGCGCCTCGTTGGTTAATGTTAGCAAACTGTACGGCAGCAAGTGCGCTGTTTCAAACGTAAGCCTCGACTTTGCGCGCAACCAGGTGAGCTGTCTTCTGGGTCGAAATGGAGCTGGAAAGAGCACGCTGATCAAGTTGCTCACCGGACAAATCGGGCAGAGCAGTGGCAAGGTCCTGTTGTCCGGAGAGCACCAAGTGGGTGTCTGCTGGCAGGATAATATCCTAATACCCACGCTGACGGCTCGGGAACACCTGCAGCTGTATGCACAGATCAAGATACCACAAGGTGGGAGTGGAGGTGTGGAGGAGATCCGCTCAGAGGTTGCCCAAACCCTCCAAAGTCTAAACTTTGGTAAGCACGAATCTTATCCTTCGTGGCAGCTCTCCGGGGGCTACAGACGACGCCTCTGCGTGGCCATAGCCTTCATTGCTTCGCCCAGTGTGGTCATCTTGGATGAGCCCTGCAATGGGGTGGATGCCAAGGCCAGAAAGGACATTTGGCAGTTGATTGAGCGCTTGCGTCAAGGGAGGGCAGTCATCTTTGCCACCCATTTCCTGGATGAGGCCAAGTACCTCAGTGATTCACTTGTGATAATGCGGAAT GGTCGCATTATTGCCCAGCATAGTCGAGACTCCCTGCAGTGTTTGTGTACCTCAAACTATAGCATTCGATTACGTTGCGCCGATGCCACCGGAGTAACCTTCGTCATCCAGAAGGCACAGCAGCTTCTCCCCCAGACTCAGGTAACCCATTCGGGAGCCGCAGATTACCCTCACAGCCTGACCATCAATGCCAGCTATGCGGAGCATCTAACACCAGGAGCCGTCGAATTTCTGGAACTGCTGCAGTCCCAAGTGGTAGCTGGCAGCATCAGCGATGTGGAGCTCACAGCCAGCTCTAGCCTGGAACAGGAGTTCGAGCAGTTGAATAGGAATGGCGAGGAAACGGGACCTCGGCGTCCTGCCAGCGATCGGAGTGGAGTAGTCGCAGGCCCTGCAATGATAACAGACGAACCACCAACCGCTTGCAAGCAATTCCGACTGCTCATGGGCAAGCGATTGAGGCATCTGTCCCGGAACTACCGCCTCCTGCTCTATGTCCTCCTGCTCCCAGCTCTTTTCGAACTGTGTGCCATGTGGTTCGTCAGCTATCGTCTGGAAGATGACTTCGACACTGTTTTACCCCTGACCCGATCGCTCTATCCTCAAACCACTCAGTTTTTGTCACAGGAAAGGGCAACCAGCTTCTCCGAGAAACTGTATCCACAGCTAAGAACCTCATGTGACCATCTGGGAGAGTGCAGAGTATTCAATACTTCTGAACAGGCCTACGATTGGGTCCTGAACTCTTGGGGCGAGTATAGCGAGCGCCGATACGGCGGCTATGGATTAAACGGGTCAGGTGCTACAGTTTGGTATAACAATAAGGGATATCACTCCATGATGGCCTGGTTAAACGACCTCAACTCGGAGCTACTGCGCACGACTATGAACGACTCAGAGTCCAGTATCCTTACCCTGAATGAACCGTGGAAACTGGGTTATGCCGAACTTAGTACCAGCTCGATCCTTCGGCAGGCAGGTGACGGGTCTATGGTCTTTATCTTACTGATAGCTTTTGGCTTGGTAGTGGCCTCAGGTTCCGTTTATTTGGTAAACGAGCGTGTTAATGGTGAGAAGCTGCAGCAAAGATTGTGCGGAGTAAGCGCGGTTACCTACTGGCTGGTGGCCCTCATCTGGGATTATCTGGTGATGGTCCTGGGTCTGATTGTCTGCCTCGTTGTAATCCTGATGTTCGGAATGCCTGTCTTTATGGACCGCCAGCAGCTGGTGGGCATCATTGGACTGTCCCTGGCCTTTAG CTTCGCCTGTGTTCCATCTGTTCATGTGGCTGAGAAGATCTTCAGCGATTCAAGCATTGCCATTGTGTCGATTTTTTGCGCCAATCTTATTGTCCCGCTGGTCACCATGGGCATCATCCTGATCCTGGGTGTGGTGGGCGATGGGCCAGCGTGGGATGATTGGCGCCACGCCCTCAACCAGGCCTTTTTGATCTTTCCAATTCATGCTTTGGGAGACGGCTTCCTGGAGTTGTGCAAGAACTATATGGTGGCCTTGGTATTCCGCCGCTACGACATCGAATCGTATAAGCATCCCTTGGCCAGTGACCTGCTTGGGCGCCACTTTACCGCCCTGTttttggtgggcgtggccgccCTGATCATCAACGTCCTCATCGAGTGTCATTTTCTGCGGCGTCTGTGGCAGCGAGTGGAGCGGTTGCTGGACTGCACCTACCGCCGCGAGCTGGATAAACTGGGTCAGCTGAAGCTGGTAAACATCCAGAGCATCTTCAAGAGCTGCGTGGCCACCGGTGAAGCGGTGCGGGCGGAGAATCTCTGGCTGGCTTACCGCCGCGGGCACTATGCGGTGCGTAATGTTTACTTCAGTGTCCAGCGGGGCGAATGCTTCGGGTTGTTGGGCAAGAATGGAGCCGGGAAGTCCACAATCTTCAAGCTGCTCACTGGGCAATTGCAGCCCGACGTGGGACAAATTTACTTCGAGCAA CCCGGCATTTCATACTGCCCGCAGAGCAACCCGCTGGACCCGCTGCTGACGACGACCGAGTGCATCCGCTTCTACGGACGCCTGCGGGGCATTCGCGATCTGGATCAATTTTTGGACCGTGTGCTGGACACGTACGAGCTGCGTCCCTACAAGGATGTCCAGGTGCGGAACCTGAGTGGCGGCAATAGGCGCAAGCTAACTGTGGCTGTGACCTGTTGCGGATGCACGCCCACCGTCCTGATGGATGAACCAACGAGCGACATGGATCCCGTGACCAGGGACATGGTGTATGCCACCAtcgagcagctgctgctggcccgCAGAGCGGTGGTGCTGACCTCTCATTCCGTTTCGGAGATCGAGCATCTGTGCCAAAGGGTGGCGGTGCTTAGGGCGGGCCAGGTCATCGCCAGCGATAGTCCGCAGCGGTTGAAATCAGAACATGGTGGTTACTACTCCGTGACCTGCTTCTGCGGCCCCGCCCAACAGGCTATTCTTTCAAGAAGCTTGAGTCAACGATTGCCGGGAGCCCGGGACTTGCAGCACTATGCCCACAGCTTGCGGTTCCTCGTCAGGATCCGTTCGCCTGGCAGCCTGGGCGATGCCCCCCTTCTCTCTGAACTCTTCGCCATCCTTCGCGATGTCTGCGTGAATGTGGCTCGCTTTTCGCTGAGTCGCTGCCGTTTCGAGACCGTTTTCGAACGAATCCTTGACAGCAGCGAGTCGAATGGCAGCAATGGCGTGCACaaggatcagcagcagcaggatgccAGGAAGGATCTGCCAAGCAAATCCCCTGCTGTCGGTGGCACTCTCGAAACCGGCTATATTCATTGTGGCTATGAGGAGACAAGAACTTAA